In Vibrio diazotrophicus, the following proteins share a genomic window:
- a CDS encoding carbohydrate ABC transporter permease yields MNQSTGNSVKTSGGESLFSRLNLKALTPYSFLLPFLVIFSVFGIFPLLFSVFLSFHSWNPVEGLGAMEYVGVENYHIALTDPWLWRSLKNTFWLAITSGLAQHLIAIPVAYILVSMGDKIRHWLTSAYFLPYITSTVAASLIFFNMYSPNSGIINQTLIALADSSLFGWAFAWVNDFQPIRWLDDATLIKPSIAIMVFWKYTGFNIVLYTTGLMTIPKDILEAARMDGANALRRFWNISLPMIRPFVFFAVTMTIIGNLQLFEEPFVLTRGGGGTGQAGLTISMYLYKVGWEWLEMGTASAISWLLFALIAACTMVQFFFFGKKGLGEQ; encoded by the coding sequence ATGAACCAATCTACAGGTAACTCAGTGAAAACATCAGGCGGCGAAAGCCTTTTTTCTCGCCTGAATTTGAAAGCGCTTACACCGTATTCGTTTCTGTTGCCGTTTTTAGTTATTTTTTCTGTATTTGGAATATTTCCGTTACTTTTTTCTGTCTTTTTGTCGTTTCACTCATGGAACCCTGTGGAAGGGTTGGGAGCGATGGAATATGTGGGAGTTGAAAACTACCATATCGCTCTGACTGACCCATGGCTATGGCGTTCTCTGAAGAATACTTTTTGGTTAGCGATTACCTCTGGCCTAGCTCAGCACTTAATTGCCATTCCAGTTGCGTACATTCTTGTATCAATGGGGGATAAGATCCGTCATTGGTTAACATCAGCGTATTTTCTTCCGTATATCACTTCTACGGTTGCGGCATCACTGATTTTCTTCAACATGTATTCACCAAACTCCGGCATCATCAACCAAACGTTGATAGCACTGGCAGACAGTTCACTGTTTGGTTGGGCATTTGCTTGGGTTAATGATTTCCAACCGATTCGCTGGTTGGATGATGCGACTTTGATTAAGCCATCTATTGCCATCATGGTGTTCTGGAAGTACACAGGTTTCAATATCGTACTGTACACCACTGGCTTAATGACTATTCCGAAAGATATCCTTGAAGCTGCCCGTATGGACGGTGCCAACGCACTACGTCGCTTCTGGAACATTTCACTGCCTATGATTCGCCCGTTTGTTTTCTTCGCAGTCACGATGACCATCATTGGTAACTTGCAGTTGTTTGAAGAACCGTTTGTGTTGACTCGTGGTGGCGGCGGTACTGGTCAGGCTGGTCTTACTATCTCTATGTACTTGTACAAGGTGGGCTGGGAATGGCTTGAAATGGGTACGGCGTCAGCTATCTCTTGGTTGCTGTTTGCTCTGATTGCAGCTTGTACCATGGTTCAATTCTTCTTCTTCGGTAAAAAAGGTTTGGGGGAGCAATAA
- a CDS encoding GH1 family beta-glucosidase codes for MNKYQLPKDSALLTQDFVFGVATSSYQIEGGIHEGGRSPSIWDTFCKVPGKVDKGDNGDVACDHYHLWKQDIEMIADLGVDAYRLSIAWPRILPQDGVVNPEGLKFYEQIIDECHARGLKVYVTLYHWDLPQYLEDKGGWLNRETAYKFAEYAEVVSAHFGNKIDVYTTLNEPFVAAFLGYRWGQHAPGIKGDKEGYLAAHHLMLGHGLAMPVLRKNAPESMHGIVFNATPSYPATDKDQAAADYCEAENFHWFIDPVLKGQYPSVVVEKQKANMPMILAGDLEIMSAPVDYIGINYYSRSVARFNEQNEIETIKPEGAEYTHIGWEMYPQGLTDLLVRIDQRYDNVPPLYITENGAAGNDSIIDGVVNDEQRVRYFQTHLEAVDNAIRAGVRVDGYFAWSLMDNFEWAYGYEQRFGIVHVDYATQKRTLKQSAIAYRNMLLERAEENK; via the coding sequence ATAAATAAATATCAGTTGCCGAAAGATTCGGCACTACTTACTCAAGATTTTGTTTTCGGTGTCGCGACGTCTTCTTATCAGATCGAAGGCGGTATTCATGAAGGCGGTCGTTCACCTTCTATTTGGGATACGTTTTGTAAGGTACCAGGCAAAGTAGATAAAGGTGACAACGGAGATGTTGCTTGTGACCACTACCACTTGTGGAAGCAAGATATCGAAATGATTGCAGACCTAGGTGTGGATGCGTACCGCTTATCGATTGCATGGCCAAGAATCCTTCCTCAAGACGGCGTGGTTAATCCTGAAGGTCTTAAGTTCTATGAGCAGATCATCGATGAGTGTCATGCTCGTGGTTTGAAAGTTTATGTGACGCTTTACCATTGGGATCTTCCACAATATTTGGAAGACAAAGGTGGTTGGCTGAACCGTGAAACAGCGTACAAATTTGCCGAATATGCTGAAGTTGTCAGCGCGCATTTTGGTAACAAGATCGATGTATATACCACGCTCAATGAACCATTCGTTGCTGCTTTCTTAGGCTACCGTTGGGGTCAACATGCACCGGGTATTAAAGGTGATAAAGAAGGCTATCTAGCAGCCCACCACCTGATGTTAGGCCATGGTTTAGCTATGCCAGTGCTAAGAAAAAATGCGCCTGAGTCCATGCATGGAATCGTATTCAACGCAACGCCGAGCTATCCGGCTACGGATAAAGACCAAGCGGCGGCTGACTACTGTGAAGCAGAGAACTTCCATTGGTTCATCGACCCTGTACTCAAGGGGCAATATCCGAGTGTTGTAGTTGAAAAACAAAAAGCCAATATGCCAATGATCCTAGCGGGCGACTTAGAAATCATGTCGGCACCGGTGGATTACATCGGTATTAACTATTACAGCCGCAGTGTTGCTCGTTTCAATGAGCAAAATGAGATTGAAACAATTAAGCCAGAAGGCGCTGAATACACTCACATCGGTTGGGAAATGTATCCGCAAGGCCTAACGGATCTTCTCGTAAGAATTGATCAGCGTTACGACAATGTGCCGCCTTTATACATTACGGAAAATGGTGCAGCTGGTAATGATTCAATTATCGATGGTGTCGTCAATGATGAACAACGTGTTCGTTATTTCCAAACTCACCTAGAAGCGGTTGATAACGCTATCCGCGCAGGTGTTCGTGTCGATGGTTATTTTGCATGGAGTTTAATGGACAACTTCGAATGGGCATATGGCTATGAACAGCGTTTCGGCATCGTCCATGTTGACTATGCAACCCAGAAAAGAACATTGAAGCAGAGCGCTATTGCGTACCGCAATATGCTTCTAGAGCGCGCCGAGGAGAACAAGTAA
- a CDS encoding carbohydrate ABC transporter permease, whose product MVILALVLIVSAIVTVFPFIWSALLSTRDRGEIFGTGISFAIGDSLAINYAKLQQIMPFWQAMFNSIYVAFLGTTISLLFCSMGGYAFAVFKFRGKNILFGMLVGSMMIPPVLSLIPYFMIVKFLGLLDNHVSVWLPFTTTPFGIFLMRQHVVASIPKELLEAAKLDGAGEFRTYWSVVLPLMKPALATLAIVQFVFFWNMFMQPLVVLMTPENYVITQALRSVQGIPNTPWGAVMLGTTISILPLVVTYLFASKQMISGLTSGAVKG is encoded by the coding sequence ATGGTTATTTTGGCACTTGTCCTGATTGTGTCAGCGATTGTGACTGTTTTCCCGTTCATTTGGTCTGCTCTGCTTTCGACACGTGACCGTGGGGAGATCTTCGGTACAGGAATCAGTTTTGCTATTGGTGACAGCCTCGCCATCAACTACGCCAAACTGCAACAGATCATGCCTTTTTGGCAGGCGATGTTTAACTCTATCTACGTTGCATTCTTAGGAACAACGATTTCATTGCTGTTCTGTAGTATGGGTGGATATGCGTTTGCGGTATTTAAGTTCCGTGGCAAAAACATTCTGTTTGGCATGCTGGTTGGTTCGATGATGATTCCGCCAGTGCTAAGCCTGATCCCGTATTTCATGATCGTTAAGTTCTTAGGCTTGCTGGATAACCATGTATCGGTATGGCTTCCGTTCACGACCACACCTTTTGGTATTTTCCTGATGCGTCAGCACGTAGTGGCTTCCATTCCGAAAGAGCTGCTAGAAGCGGCAAAACTGGATGGTGCAGGTGAGTTCAGAACGTATTGGAGCGTGGTACTACCGTTGATGAAACCAGCACTTGCGACTCTGGCTATCGTTCAGTTCGTCTTCTTCTGGAACATGTTTATGCAACCTCTCGTGGTGCTAATGACTCCAGAAAACTATGTAATTACTCAGGCACTACGAAGTGTACAAGGTATTCCTAATACTCCTTGGGGAGCAGTAATGTTGGGCACCACAATCTCGATTCTTCCTCTGGTTGTGACTTATCTCTTTGCGTCTAAACAGATGATTAGTGGCTTAACGTCCGGTGCAGTAAAAGGTTAA
- a CDS encoding aldose 1-epimerase, which produces MFKSIKNNFGELNSTTILNSELGIQVDIIQDFGAIINQYRVNHSPFSFIVGYQDSQDLIQSHPFFSRSAKLFPFPNRLKAGQYRYRQRDYTLAANFPWSEHAVHGLLYNQPFKLVAHEANSEYAEATFRFETTKLADGYPFAFRLDVRYRIDYQGTLSCNTTITNLGTEHFPFGDAWHPYFSLGCDLKHCQLTMAAHTELEHQHDLPSGQYLSSNVFSTPTSLEGVNLNNCYQFSDSSEQTLELIRDDKSASLQFNQGKGYSFVQLYTPPSETSIAIEPMTCPADAFNNHIGLLELAPEETVQFEWQCQATFI; this is translated from the coding sequence ATGTTTAAATCAATTAAAAACAATTTTGGGGAACTCAATTCCACAACCATATTAAACTCTGAACTTGGAATTCAAGTCGATATTATTCAAGACTTCGGTGCTATCATTAATCAATATCGAGTTAACCACAGTCCATTTTCATTTATTGTGGGATACCAAGACAGTCAAGATTTAATTCAATCTCATCCTTTCTTTTCACGTAGCGCAAAGCTCTTCCCCTTTCCAAATCGCCTAAAAGCAGGCCAATACCGCTATAGACAACGTGATTACACACTGGCAGCCAACTTTCCATGGTCTGAGCATGCAGTACACGGTTTGCTCTATAACCAACCTTTTAAACTGGTCGCGCATGAAGCCAATAGTGAATACGCCGAGGCCACATTTCGCTTTGAAACCACTAAATTAGCGGATGGGTATCCTTTCGCGTTTCGTCTTGATGTCCGTTATCGGATTGATTATCAAGGAACCTTAAGCTGCAATACGACCATTACCAACTTAGGTACCGAACATTTCCCATTTGGAGATGCATGGCACCCCTACTTTTCTCTCGGCTGTGACCTCAAACATTGTCAGCTCACTATGGCGGCTCATACCGAGCTCGAACACCAACACGATTTACCTAGCGGGCAATATCTCTCTAGCAACGTCTTCTCTACTCCAACTTCATTGGAAGGAGTGAACCTCAATAACTGCTACCAGTTCAGTGACTCATCAGAGCAAACTCTTGAACTGATACGTGATGACAAGAGCGCTTCTTTGCAGTTCAACCAAGGCAAGGGCTATTCGTTCGTGCAACTCTACACGCCTCCTTCAGAGACTAGTATTGCGATTGAGCCAATGACTTGCCCTGCTGATGCATTCAATAATCACATTGGTCTACTGGAGCTGGCTCCAGAGGAAACCGTTCAATTTGAGTGGCAATGCCAAGCCACATTTATCTAG
- a CDS encoding GH36-type glycosyl hydrolase domain-containing protein, with translation MKFGYFDDNNKEYIATTPCTPIKWCNYVGTLEFGGLVDSNGGVVLCKGDPALNRITKYIAQLPNSDFKGSTVYLKVTNREGKVEVFSPFYTPTLKPLEKFENHTGLSYTKIISEGYGVRCEVTMFVPKDAPVLLEDIKVTNISDEELHVDVVPVFEFTHFDALKQLVNADWVPQTMTLKAHQQASGHTVLEQYAFMKRDYAVNLMTADRPATSFDGDRQKFLGNMGYGSWAAPEKLFTAELGNSECLRGDNIGALNLRLGWLAPQQNERTVVQLTQMPSLAQAEPLLAKYRDHQEVDKAFDALATHWDNYLAAVQVETPDPAMNSMLNIHNPRQCHTTKNWSRYLSLYQLGYGARGIGFRDSSQDTLGVITHMPEEAREFIERLLSVQNVDGSAMHQFFPSTMEANAGDSREEEDRPDYYGDDHLWIVYAVTQYVKETGNAAFLDKLIPFYQKDKQGKPLESASVWEHLCRAIEFTRGNTGQHGLPLLGFADWNDTVNLPTGAESLMVASMYGKALLDMLDLCRLRGEDDRAAQYQAQYEQMKAIVNQCGWDGEWFVRYFDEQGQPVGSHTNAQGQIYTNGQSWPVIAGFAEQERATQALNSVYTKLNTANGIKLSTPGYNGFNPNLGGVSTYPPGAKENGGIFLHSNPWVMIAEAKMGNGDRAYEYYRQINPASKNDVIDIFESEPYCYPQNILGDEHPQFGLGRNAWLSGTSSWTYVAGTQWILGVRPDIDGLIVDPCIPSEWKEFRVKRQFRGATYHIHVTNPDKVSKGVAELRVNGEVLAGNKVPVFTEGEHQVEVRLG, from the coding sequence ATGAAATTCGGATATTTTGACGATAACAATAAAGAATATATCGCCACCACTCCTTGTACACCGATTAAGTGGTGTAACTATGTAGGTACACTGGAGTTTGGTGGTCTGGTTGACAGCAACGGTGGTGTTGTTTTGTGTAAAGGTGACCCTGCGCTGAACCGCATCACCAAATACATTGCCCAACTGCCAAACTCAGACTTTAAAGGCTCTACAGTTTATCTGAAAGTGACTAACCGTGAAGGTAAAGTTGAAGTATTTTCACCTTTTTACACGCCAACATTAAAGCCGCTGGAAAAGTTCGAAAACCACACTGGTCTTTCGTACACAAAAATCATTTCAGAAGGCTATGGCGTTCGATGTGAAGTTACTATGTTTGTGCCTAAAGATGCTCCTGTGCTACTTGAAGACATCAAAGTCACCAACATAAGTGATGAAGAGCTGCATGTAGATGTTGTGCCTGTGTTTGAATTTACCCATTTTGACGCGTTAAAACAATTGGTTAACGCGGACTGGGTACCTCAAACCATGACTTTAAAAGCGCATCAACAAGCGTCTGGACATACAGTTCTAGAGCAGTATGCCTTTATGAAACGCGATTACGCGGTAAACCTGATGACGGCAGATCGCCCTGCGACCTCTTTTGATGGTGACCGCCAGAAGTTCCTCGGTAATATGGGTTATGGCAGCTGGGCTGCGCCTGAAAAACTGTTTACTGCTGAACTAGGTAATAGTGAATGTCTGCGTGGTGACAACATTGGCGCATTAAACTTGCGTTTAGGTTGGTTAGCACCACAGCAGAACGAACGTACCGTTGTACAGCTAACGCAAATGCCGAGCCTAGCACAAGCTGAACCTTTGCTTGCGAAGTATCGCGATCATCAAGAAGTGGATAAGGCGTTTGACGCTCTGGCTACTCATTGGGACAACTATCTTGCGGCAGTTCAGGTTGAAACGCCTGATCCTGCAATGAACTCAATGCTGAACATTCACAACCCGCGTCAGTGTCATACAACGAAAAACTGGTCACGCTATTTGTCTTTGTATCAGCTTGGCTACGGTGCTCGCGGCATTGGTTTCCGAGACTCTTCGCAAGACACTCTTGGTGTTATCACTCATATGCCTGAAGAAGCGCGTGAGTTTATCGAGCGTCTGCTTTCAGTACAAAACGTTGATGGCTCAGCGATGCACCAGTTCTTCCCATCTACGATGGAAGCGAACGCAGGTGACTCTCGTGAAGAAGAAGACCGCCCTGATTACTACGGCGATGACCACTTGTGGATTGTTTATGCAGTAACGCAGTACGTCAAAGAAACAGGTAATGCAGCGTTTCTCGATAAGCTAATTCCGTTCTATCAAAAAGATAAGCAAGGCAAACCACTTGAATCGGCGAGCGTGTGGGAACACTTATGCCGCGCGATTGAGTTCACTCGTGGTAATACTGGTCAACATGGCTTGCCACTGCTTGGTTTCGCTGACTGGAACGATACAGTGAACTTGCCAACAGGTGCTGAGTCTCTAATGGTTGCCAGCATGTACGGTAAAGCGCTACTCGATATGCTCGATCTCTGCCGCTTGCGTGGTGAAGATGACCGTGCCGCGCAATATCAGGCACAGTATGAGCAGATGAAGGCCATCGTTAACCAATGTGGCTGGGATGGTGAGTGGTTTGTTCGTTACTTTGACGAGCAGGGACAACCTGTCGGTTCTCATACCAATGCGCAAGGTCAAATCTATACCAATGGTCAAAGCTGGCCAGTAATTGCAGGCTTTGCAGAGCAAGAGCGCGCAACTCAGGCGCTTAACTCGGTATACACCAAACTCAATACGGCAAACGGCATTAAGCTTTCAACCCCTGGTTACAATGGCTTTAACCCGAACCTTGGTGGTGTTTCAACTTACCCTCCGGGCGCGAAAGAAAATGGCGGTATTTTCCTGCACTCCAACCCTTGGGTGATGATTGCTGAAGCGAAAATGGGTAACGGTGATCGTGCTTACGAGTACTACCGCCAAATCAACCCTGCATCAAAGAATGATGTGATTGATATCTTTGAATCTGAACCTTACTGCTACCCGCAAAACATTCTTGGTGATGAGCATCCGCAGTTTGGTCTTGGCCGAAACGCTTGGTTGTCGGGCACATCTTCGTGGACTTATGTTGCCGGAACACAATGGATTTTGGGCGTGCGTCCTGACATTGATGGATTGATTGTTGATCCTTGTATTCCATCTGAATGGAAAGAGTTTCGCGTTAAACGCCAGTTCCGTGGTGCTACCTACCATATTCACGTAACCAACCCAGACAAAGTAAGTAAAGGTGTGGCTGAGTTACGCGTGAATGGTGAAGTCCTAGCAGGGAACAAAGTGCCAGTGTTTACTGAAGGTGAACATCAAGTAGAGGTAAGACTCGGCTAG
- a CDS encoding ABC transporter substrate-binding protein: protein MKFKTLALSSAIALGLATTATAADSQIRFDGFPDFDSSLKVLLPDFEKETGIKVDYLMNNHGDHHTKLTTNLATGSGAGDVIVVDVEKIGPFVASGGLVNLSEKYGADKYADRFAPYAWTQGKGADGDVYGIPVDLGPGVMYYRTDIFKNAGIDVNAAIKDWDSYIDAGEKLKAKNIQLIASAADVAQAIIFTTVPEGEGLYFDKEGNPVVTSERFVHAFEVAKKIRDKGLDGKILAWSNEWYEGFRNGTFATQLSGAWLLGHLNNWIAPGTAGKWGVSHLPDGIYGSWGGSFLSIPTQSTKQDDAWKLIEYMTTRRDVQLKHFETIAAFPANVTTYDDALFSQEMPFLGGQKARLLFAEVAKNIKPVAPAKGDHVARSIVLENALMEVLDEGKDIKTALEEAERLIKRRTRNL from the coding sequence ATGAAATTTAAGACCTTAGCACTTTCGAGTGCGATTGCGCTGGGACTTGCTACAACGGCAACCGCAGCTGATAGCCAGATCCGTTTTGATGGTTTCCCTGATTTTGATAGCAGCTTGAAAGTACTGCTACCTGACTTCGAGAAAGAAACGGGCATTAAGGTTGATTACCTGATGAACAACCATGGTGACCACCACACTAAGCTAACCACTAACCTTGCAACAGGTTCAGGTGCTGGTGATGTAATCGTGGTGGATGTAGAGAAAATCGGTCCGTTTGTTGCGTCTGGTGGTTTAGTTAACTTGTCGGAAAAATATGGTGCAGACAAATACGCTGACCGTTTTGCTCCGTATGCTTGGACACAAGGCAAAGGTGCTGATGGTGATGTTTACGGTATCCCTGTCGATCTTGGCCCAGGTGTTATGTACTACCGTACTGATATCTTCAAAAACGCGGGTATCGACGTGAATGCAGCGATCAAAGACTGGGATTCTTACATCGATGCAGGTGAAAAACTAAAAGCGAAAAACATCCAGTTGATTGCTTCAGCAGCAGACGTAGCGCAAGCCATTATCTTTACCACAGTACCTGAAGGCGAAGGTCTATATTTCGACAAAGAAGGTAACCCAGTGGTCACTTCTGAGCGTTTTGTGCACGCGTTTGAAGTTGCGAAAAAAATTCGTGACAAAGGCTTAGATGGCAAAATTCTAGCTTGGTCAAACGAGTGGTATGAAGGTTTCCGTAACGGTACGTTTGCAACTCAGCTATCAGGTGCTTGGCTACTTGGCCACTTAAACAACTGGATTGCACCAGGAACTGCGGGTAAATGGGGCGTATCTCACCTACCTGATGGTATCTACGGCAGCTGGGGTGGTTCTTTCCTTTCTATCCCGACTCAATCTACCAAGCAAGATGATGCGTGGAAGCTAATTGAATACATGACAACTCGTCGTGATGTACAGCTTAAACACTTTGAAACTATCGCAGCTTTCCCTGCTAACGTAACTACTTACGATGATGCACTGTTCTCACAAGAAATGCCTTTCTTAGGTGGTCAGAAAGCTCGTTTGCTGTTTGCTGAAGTGGCGAAAAACATCAAGCCAGTCGCACCAGCGAAAGGTGACCACGTGGCGCGTTCAATCGTCCTAGAAAATGCACTGATGGAAGTGTTGGATGAAGGTAAAGATATCAAGACTGCGCTTGAAGAAGCAGAGCGCTTGATTAAACGTCGTACGCGCAATCTGTAA
- a CDS encoding ABC transporter ATP-binding protein, with amino-acid sequence MAKVEFRKIKKSFGNVDVVKHFDFTVKDGEFVVFLGPSGCGKSTTLRMLAGLEDISSGEIYVDDKLMNKIDAKDRDLAMVFQSYALYPHMTVYENIAFALKLKGMKKPDIDVEVRKAAKMLELEALLDRKPKELSGGQRQRVAMGRAMVRTPKVFLFDEPLSNLDAKLRGVMREEIKQLHRELKTTTIYVTHDQIEAMTLADRIVILKDGYVAQVGTPTEVFKRPANKFVAQFIGNPSMNMLDAKLISEQNEYFILLGDVKIPLPERFKAHASKNLALHFGIRPTDIHLRPEQVDHDRVLPIPVTIKDKELLGASILLRTEVSGQPLTVETQAAEVESKEQTLYVDLDAIHLFDALSEKSLAH; translated from the coding sequence ATGGCTAAAGTAGAATTTCGTAAAATTAAAAAGTCTTTTGGAAATGTGGATGTCGTTAAGCACTTTGATTTCACAGTAAAGGATGGCGAATTTGTGGTTTTCCTTGGTCCTTCTGGCTGTGGTAAATCAACTACGCTACGTATGCTCGCGGGACTTGAAGACATCTCTTCTGGCGAAATCTATGTTGACGATAAGTTGATGAACAAGATTGACGCTAAAGATCGTGATTTGGCGATGGTGTTCCAAAGCTACGCTTTGTACCCACATATGACTGTGTATGAAAACATTGCTTTTGCTCTCAAGCTCAAAGGCATGAAGAAACCAGACATCGATGTGGAAGTTCGTAAAGCAGCCAAAATGCTGGAGCTAGAAGCGCTACTGGACCGTAAACCGAAAGAGCTTTCTGGTGGTCAACGTCAGCGTGTTGCGATGGGCCGCGCGATGGTACGTACACCGAAAGTGTTCTTGTTTGATGAGCCGCTGTCTAACCTTGATGCCAAGCTACGTGGTGTGATGCGTGAAGAGATCAAACAGCTACATCGTGAGCTGAAAACAACCACTATCTATGTAACTCATGACCAGATCGAAGCGATGACATTGGCTGATCGCATCGTGATTCTGAAAGATGGCTATGTGGCACAAGTTGGTACTCCAACGGAAGTGTTTAAACGTCCTGCAAACAAGTTTGTTGCTCAGTTCATCGGTAACCCGTCAATGAACATGTTAGATGCGAAATTGATTAGTGAGCAGAATGAATACTTTATTCTTTTGGGTGATGTGAAGATTCCACTCCCTGAGCGCTTTAAAGCGCATGCTTCTAAGAATCTTGCTCTGCACTTTGGCATTCGACCAACCGATATCCACTTACGTCCAGAGCAAGTCGATCATGACCGTGTGCTGCCGATTCCAGTCACTATCAAAGACAAAGAGTTGCTTGGTGCAAGCATCTTGCTGAGAACAGAAGTGAGCGGTCAACCTTTGACTGTAGAAACACAGGCAGCAGAAGTGGAGAGCAAAGAACAGACGCTTTACGTTGACCTGGATGCTATTCACTTGTTTGACGCGCTGAGTGAAAAATCACTGGCTCACTAG
- a CDS encoding LacI family DNA-binding transcriptional regulator, which yields MATIKHVSEHAGVSQATVSRVINGTSRVSHDKKLKVEKAIKELGYRPNSIAQALASSRTGSVGIVVPELGGPFYSGILHCLEENLRRFGYHAIVTAGSNTEQGQRESVEFLLGRRVDALILHVQHLSDDYLISLEEQGIPVVLVNRFIPEMYRSCIDIDNELGGKLATQYLLQKGHTEIACITGPLDKSDARGRLQGYRRALEDAGLEYNEALVSEAGFTEETGVIAMKKLLKRDCRFTAIFASNDHMAFGAFEVLREAGYSIPDDVSLVGFDDNIFARYLTPSLTTINFPIEQMSIEAVQLTLQKLNKNKQDVNFKLNPALVVRDSVKDITSTL from the coding sequence GTGGCAACAATTAAACACGTCTCTGAGCATGCGGGGGTATCTCAGGCGACAGTATCCAGAGTAATTAATGGTACTAGTCGTGTGAGTCACGATAAAAAGCTAAAAGTCGAAAAAGCGATTAAAGAGCTGGGCTACCGTCCTAACTCTATCGCTCAGGCTTTAGCATCGAGTCGTACTGGCAGTGTGGGAATTGTTGTTCCGGAACTTGGTGGGCCTTTTTATTCGGGCATTCTTCATTGCTTGGAAGAGAACCTACGTCGCTTTGGCTACCATGCCATCGTGACAGCGGGTTCCAATACTGAACAGGGACAACGCGAGTCTGTAGAGTTTCTGCTAGGGCGCAGAGTCGATGCATTGATTCTCCATGTTCAGCACCTGAGTGATGATTACTTAATATCTTTGGAAGAGCAGGGCATTCCTGTTGTTTTAGTGAACCGCTTTATTCCAGAGATGTATCGAAGCTGTATTGATATTGATAACGAGCTGGGGGGAAAACTCGCTACGCAGTATCTATTACAGAAAGGCCATACCGAGATCGCTTGTATTACCGGACCTTTAGACAAATCTGATGCTCGAGGACGCTTACAAGGCTATCGAAGAGCCTTGGAAGATGCAGGGTTGGAGTATAACGAAGCACTGGTTTCTGAAGCAGGTTTTACTGAAGAAACAGGTGTTATCGCGATGAAGAAATTGCTGAAGAGAGACTGTCGGTTCACTGCGATTTTTGCGTCAAATGATCATATGGCGTTTGGAGCATTTGAGGTGTTACGGGAAGCCGGTTATTCCATTCCTGATGATGTCTCACTTGTGGGTTTTGACGATAACATTTTTGCTCGTTATCTCACTCCCTCTTTAACCACGATTAATTTTCCGATTGAGCAGATGAGCATTGAGGCAGTACAGCTCACTTTGCAAAAGCTTAACAAGAATAAGCAAGATGTGAATTTCAAACTCAACCCTGCGTTAGTAGTGCGAGATTCAGTCAAGGACATAACGAGTACCCTATAA